Proteins encoded within one genomic window of Actinomycetes bacterium:
- a CDS encoding proline dehydrogenase family protein: MIRRAMLSVSRNEKIRELSVSMPVTRDVVQRFVAGEATADAVAATADITATGRQVTLDRLGEDVVERAGALQTRDDYLNLLEALNANGLTGDAEVSVKLSAVGQALPGDGEKIALELAREICERAHRYGTTVTLDMEDHTTIDSTLGILWELRQDFPTTGAVLQSYLYRTEGDCRDLAGEGSRVRLCKGAYKEPESVAYQSRHDVDLSFVRCMKILFAGQGYPMIASHDPRLVEIAQALAVHNDRPRGSYEHQMLFGVRPDEQQRLADEGERMRVYIPYGEDWYGYMIRRMAEKPANMSLFLKALSSKN, from the coding sequence GTGATCAGGCGAGCTATGTTGTCCGTTTCCCGCAACGAAAAGATCCGCGAACTGTCAGTGTCGATGCCGGTCACCCGCGATGTAGTGCAGCGGTTCGTCGCCGGTGAGGCCACTGCCGACGCCGTCGCGGCAACGGCCGATATCACCGCCACCGGACGGCAGGTAACGCTAGACCGACTGGGGGAGGACGTCGTTGAGCGGGCGGGTGCGCTGCAAACTCGGGATGACTACCTGAATCTGCTGGAAGCGTTGAACGCGAACGGTCTGACCGGCGATGCTGAGGTGTCAGTCAAATTGTCCGCCGTCGGGCAGGCGCTGCCAGGTGATGGCGAAAAGATCGCTTTGGAGTTGGCGCGAGAGATCTGTGAACGTGCCCACCGCTACGGCACCACCGTCACTTTGGATATGGAGGATCACACCACGATCGACTCGACCTTGGGCATTCTGTGGGAACTGCGCCAAGACTTCCCGACCACCGGAGCGGTGCTGCAGTCCTACCTGTATCGAACTGAGGGAGACTGTCGAGATCTCGCCGGTGAAGGTTCCCGAGTCCGGTTGTGCAAAGGGGCCTACAAGGAGCCGGAATCGGTGGCCTACCAGTCTCGGCACGACGTAGATCTGTCCTTTGTCCGCTGCATGAAGATCCTGTTCGCTGGCCAGGGTTATCCGATGATCGCTTCGCACGACCCCCGACTGGTGGAGATTGCCCAGGCGTTGGCGGTGCACAATGATCGGCCTCGGGGCAGCTACGAACACCAGATGCTTTTCGGCGTGCGTCCTGATGAGCAACAGCGGCTCGCCGACGAAGGCGAACGGATGCGGGTCTATATCCCCTACGGTGAAGATTGGTACGGCTACATGATTCGCCGCATGGCTGAAAAGCCGGCGAACATGTCGCTGTTCTTGAAAGCGTTGTCGTCGAAGAACTGA
- a CDS encoding TetR family transcriptional regulator — translation MANEDVSDAVLDAARVAFNSKGYARTTMKGVAAAAGIAPSVLRKYYDNKEQMFSAAMKLPFDPSSAVPELISPGLDGMGERLVRGTFEVLKDDESREQIIELFTAGAAAGRAAQSVQDFLEEAVVDRIAGVVGIPDARMRASLISSHLIGLAATRYVIRLEPLASASEDEVVRIYAPMIQDLLDPTKPVY, via the coding sequence GTGGCCAACGAAGATGTTTCTGATGCAGTGCTAGATGCCGCTCGAGTGGCGTTCAACTCCAAGGGCTATGCCCGTACCACCATGAAGGGGGTGGCTGCCGCCGCCGGTATTGCGCCGTCGGTACTACGCAAGTACTACGACAACAAAGAGCAAATGTTTTCGGCCGCAATGAAACTGCCGTTTGACCCCTCCAGCGCGGTTCCAGAGTTGATCAGTCCCGGTCTGGACGGCATGGGCGAACGGCTGGTGCGAGGAACATTCGAAGTCCTGAAGGACGATGAGAGCCGAGAGCAGATCATTGAACTCTTCACCGCGGGCGCGGCAGCGGGTCGGGCAGCCCAGTCAGTGCAGGACTTCCTGGAGGAAGCTGTCGTCGATCGAATCGCCGGTGTAGTCGGGATTCCCGACGCGCGCATGCGAGCGTCGCTGATTTCTAGTCACTTGATCGGGCTGGCTGCGACTCGCTACGTGATCCGACTTGAGCCACTGGCCTCGGCTTCCGAGGACGAGGTAGTGCGGATATATGCACCGATGATTCAGGATCTGCTGGATCCGACCAAACCGGTTTACTAG
- a CDS encoding sugar phosphate isomerase/epimerase, with the protein MSRSSRRGAQAGSSEPAVRIPNAKVALSTASVYPESTAAAFEIASRLGYDGIEVMVMTDQVSQDPDALRRLSDHYAMPILAVHAPCLLVTQRVWGTDPWGKLVRARRAAETLGAKTVVVHPPFRWQRDYARDFVVGLNRMGEETDIRFAVENMYPWRARSREVAAYAPGWDVRLADYPHCTLDLSHTAVSGSDPLRVAEDLGDRLAHIHLADGSGSARDEHLIPGRGSQPADQLLELLARRHFDGVVVVEVSTRKASSRAEREADLAEALAYARLHMAVSVAERRTGRVEPNSSLG; encoded by the coding sequence ATGAGTCGCAGTTCTCGCCGAGGGGCCCAGGCCGGGAGTTCAGAACCTGCTGTCAGAATCCCGAACGCCAAGGTCGCGCTGTCCACTGCATCGGTGTACCCGGAATCGACGGCTGCTGCGTTTGAGATCGCCAGTCGACTGGGCTACGACGGTATCGAGGTCATGGTGATGACCGATCAGGTCAGCCAAGATCCAGATGCACTACGACGACTCTCTGATCACTACGCCATGCCCATCCTGGCTGTCCACGCCCCATGTCTCTTGGTTACCCAGCGGGTGTGGGGCACCGATCCTTGGGGAAAGTTGGTCCGCGCGCGACGAGCGGCTGAAACTCTGGGCGCCAAAACAGTGGTAGTCCACCCGCCATTTAGGTGGCAGCGCGACTACGCCCGTGACTTCGTTGTGGGTCTCAACCGAATGGGTGAAGAGACAGATATTCGGTTCGCGGTCGAGAACATGTATCCCTGGCGAGCTCGCTCGCGCGAAGTAGCTGCCTATGCTCCGGGTTGGGATGTTCGGCTGGCGGACTATCCGCACTGCACGCTCGATTTGTCTCACACCGCCGTTTCCGGCTCGGACCCGCTTCGGGTCGCCGAAGATCTTGGTGACCGGTTAGCGCACATTCATCTGGCGGATGGTTCCGGGTCCGCCCGGGATGAGCACCTGATACCGGGTCGCGGAAGTCAGCCAGCGGATCAGCTACTGGAGCTGCTTGCCCGACGACACTTCGACGGTGTGGTCGTAGTGGAAGTATCGACGCGCAAGGCATCCTCTCGCGCCGAACGAGAGGCGGATCTCGCTGAAGCGTTGGCCTATGCCCGACTACATATGGCGGTTTCAGTGGCTGAGCGGCGAACAGGACGCGTTGAGCCCAACTCTTCTCTAGGCTAG
- a CDS encoding HAD-IC family P-type ATPase, with translation MNVAPDARSRSLGDIVKANTFTWFNGLIGTLWLIMMWVAPPQDALFGLVIVFNTGIGIIQEYRASRELAKLTVLGSVRPTVVRNGSTESIAIEEVVRDDVVVLSAGDQIVVDGEVLTSTGLEIDESLLTGEADPVHKSVGDEAMSGSFVVAGAGVMVAHRVGPDSFAAGLTAAAKQFSPTNSELRDSVAKFVRFVSYLIVPIGVLLVISQLRADQDLPDAIRGSIAGMVTMIPEGLVLLTSIAMAVAVVRLAQRKALVQEMPAVEALARTDVVCVDKTGTLTDPGMALRLISPLMGQSPDAIRAVLGAVAASDPRPNPTMDAVRAACPDPGWQVQDAVPFSSARKWSAASFAEHGQFVIGAPEVLVADLSTTDWWSAAEREAAAGSRVLLLAELSAPVTADGDLPAMTAAAIVVIDQVLRADAAETVAFFDEQDVAVKVISGDNAATVGAIAERAGVAGAEDPADARALPDAPDELAEAMDRHSVFGRVSPEQKQSMVGALQENGHTVTMTGDGVNDVLALKRADLGIAMGSGAPASRAVAQIVLLNNKWSTLPDIVYEGRRVLGNIERVSDVFLTKSIYAMSISLATGLFGVAFPFLPRQLTLVAALTIGIPGFFLALMPNSDRFRPGFFRRVLLFAVPAGLITAVCAFTTYLIASDRYDEVEARTYTTITLFLVALAVLLRSARPLTSLRLAVVAGMAALFLAVLVVPALSQFFAMEIEDPHGLSLALMAGGLGAAVILLVSPIIDRVRAS, from the coding sequence ATGAATGTGGCGCCCGATGCTCGCAGCCGAAGTCTGGGTGACATCGTCAAGGCCAATACCTTTACGTGGTTCAACGGGCTGATCGGTACGTTGTGGCTGATCATGATGTGGGTGGCGCCACCCCAAGATGCACTTTTCGGCTTGGTAATCGTGTTCAACACCGGCATCGGCATCATTCAGGAGTACCGAGCCTCGCGGGAGCTGGCGAAGTTAACTGTGCTGGGTTCAGTGCGTCCCACCGTCGTGCGTAACGGCAGTACCGAGTCGATTGCCATCGAAGAGGTGGTGCGGGACGACGTCGTGGTGCTATCGGCAGGTGATCAGATTGTGGTGGACGGCGAGGTGCTCACCAGCACCGGGCTCGAGATTGACGAGAGCTTGCTGACTGGCGAAGCTGATCCCGTTCATAAATCGGTTGGCGACGAGGCGATGAGCGGATCGTTCGTCGTGGCTGGCGCTGGTGTCATGGTGGCGCACCGGGTCGGTCCTGATTCCTTCGCCGCCGGACTCACCGCCGCAGCGAAACAATTTTCACCGACTAACTCGGAATTGCGCGACTCGGTGGCAAAGTTCGTACGGTTTGTTTCCTACCTGATCGTGCCGATCGGGGTGTTGTTGGTGATTAGTCAGCTTCGGGCTGATCAGGATTTGCCCGATGCGATTCGAGGCTCCATCGCAGGCATGGTCACGATGATTCCGGAAGGTCTGGTGCTGTTGACCAGTATCGCGATGGCGGTGGCGGTGGTGCGGCTAGCACAGCGCAAGGCGCTCGTGCAGGAGATGCCAGCGGTTGAGGCGCTGGCGCGAACGGATGTGGTGTGCGTAGACAAAACCGGTACCCTCACCGATCCTGGGATGGCGCTGCGGTTGATTTCGCCGCTGATGGGCCAATCACCGGATGCGATTCGAGCCGTCTTGGGCGCCGTCGCCGCAAGCGACCCGCGACCTAATCCGACCATGGATGCGGTGCGTGCTGCCTGCCCTGACCCTGGCTGGCAGGTACAGGATGCGGTGCCATTCTCCTCTGCCCGCAAGTGGTCAGCCGCTTCGTTCGCTGAGCATGGTCAGTTTGTGATTGGGGCACCAGAAGTGCTGGTTGCCGATCTCTCCACAACGGATTGGTGGTCAGCGGCAGAGCGAGAAGCCGCAGCTGGCTCGCGAGTGCTTCTCCTCGCAGAACTCAGCGCCCCAGTGACCGCGGATGGTGACCTGCCGGCGATGACTGCGGCTGCGATTGTCGTTATCGACCAAGTCCTCCGCGCCGATGCAGCTGAGACGGTGGCCTTCTTCGACGAGCAGGATGTTGCGGTGAAGGTGATTTCCGGTGATAACGCAGCGACCGTCGGCGCAATCGCGGAACGGGCTGGAGTGGCCGGAGCTGAAGATCCGGCGGACGCCCGCGCCTTGCCGGACGCTCCCGATGAACTCGCTGAAGCGATGGATCGACACTCGGTCTTTGGGCGAGTATCGCCAGAGCAGAAGCAGTCGATGGTCGGAGCACTGCAAGAAAACGGCCATACCGTCACCATGACCGGAGACGGGGTCAATGACGTGCTGGCGCTCAAACGTGCCGACTTGGGCATTGCGATGGGATCAGGTGCACCGGCCAGTCGCGCAGTCGCGCAGATCGTCCTGTTGAACAACAAGTGGTCAACGCTGCCGGACATCGTCTACGAGGGTCGCCGCGTGCTCGGCAACATCGAGCGCGTCTCTGACGTATTCCTCACCAAGTCCATTTATGCGATGTCGATATCGCTGGCGACTGGGCTATTCGGGGTCGCCTTCCCGTTCCTTCCCCGACAACTGACACTCGTAGCTGCGCTGACCATTGGTATCCCCGGGTTCTTCTTGGCGCTGATGCCCAACAGTGATCGATTCCGCCCCGGCTTCTTTCGCCGAGTGCTGCTGTTTGCCGTGCCAGCGGGGTTGATCACCGCAGTATGTGCCTTTACGACCTACCTCATCGCCAGTGATCGCTACGACGAGGTGGAAGCACGCACCTACACCACCATCACGCTGTTCTTAGTGGCGCTCGCTGTGCTGCTGCGGTCAGCGCGGCCACTGACTTCATTGCGACTGGCGGTGGTTGCTGGCATGGCAGCTCTGTTCCTGGCTGTGCTTGTGGTCCCGGCTCTGTCACAATTCTTTGCTATGGAGATCGAAGACCCGCATGGTTTGTCGCTGGCTCTGATGGCCGGTGGCCTCGGCGCTGCCGTCATTTTGCTGGTCTCTCCTATCATTGACCGGGTGAGAGCCTCATGA
- a CDS encoding Ppx/GppA family phosphatase, translated as MRLGVLDIGSNTVHLLVVDAYYGAAPVPAHSNKIELRLAEHIDADGNVDEVAERTLAEFLIDSRQVAEDLGVTEVLAFATSAIRESGNGDEVLRRVQEQTDIDIAVLSGPDEARLTFLAVRRWFGWSSGRLLVLDIGGGSLEIAVGADEEPDQAVSVPLGAGRLTRKWLTHDPPKSKELRELRKYIRIEIAEQLALVQRSGSPERTVATSKTFRQLARIAGAPPSGEGPLIPRSLRLADLSKWLPQLAEMSAAERSELPGVSAGRAGQLVAGALVAEAAMELLGVEQVEICPWALREGVILRRLDGISQ; from the coding sequence ATGCGCTTGGGCGTCCTCGACATTGGTTCTAACACCGTGCATTTGCTCGTGGTGGACGCCTATTACGGTGCGGCCCCGGTCCCCGCGCACTCCAACAAGATCGAACTTCGGCTGGCTGAGCACATCGATGCTGATGGAAACGTCGACGAGGTAGCGGAACGCACGCTGGCAGAGTTCCTGATCGATTCTCGCCAGGTGGCTGAGGACCTGGGGGTCACCGAGGTACTCGCCTTCGCAACCTCGGCCATCAGGGAGTCCGGCAACGGGGACGAAGTGCTACGACGGGTGCAAGAACAGACCGATATCGATATCGCGGTACTCTCCGGTCCCGACGAAGCGCGGCTGACCTTCCTGGCGGTACGACGGTGGTTTGGTTGGTCGTCAGGGCGACTACTGGTCTTGGATATCGGTGGTGGCAGTCTGGAGATTGCGGTGGGTGCCGATGAAGAGCCTGATCAAGCGGTATCGGTGCCACTCGGTGCTGGTCGGCTCACTCGGAAATGGTTGACGCACGATCCACCGAAATCCAAAGAACTTCGAGAACTCCGCAAATACATCCGCATTGAGATTGCGGAGCAACTGGCTCTCGTTCAGCGCTCCGGAAGCCCCGAGCGTACGGTCGCCACCTCCAAGACTTTCCGGCAGTTGGCCCGGATCGCCGGTGCCCCGCCCTCCGGTGAAGGTCCGCTCATACCTCGGTCGCTGCGGTTGGCGGATTTGTCCAAGTGGCTGCCCCAACTGGCGGAGATGTCCGCCGCTGAGCGTTCTGAGCTGCCTGGAGTCTCCGCCGGCAGAGCAGGACAACTCGTGGCTGGCGCGCTCGTTGCCGAAGCCGCTATGGAACTGCTGGGGGTTGAACAGGTAGAGATCTGTCCCTGGGCGCTGCGCGAAGGCGTGATCTTGCGTCGGCTGGACGGGATCAGCCAGTGA
- the radA gene encoding DNA repair protein RadA: MARSNGYECSECGVSFPRWLGRCTSCGEYGSVGESKPAARERQQSGLSASLRPVKPERPAQTAAEVLASSHGNPARIATGLPELDRILGGGLVVGSASLIAGQPGVGKSTLLIMVANAIAANQQRPVLYASAEESVSQLALRARRVGANSEFLHLADDTDLAAILGQIEVLDDPALVIVDSVQTVASAEVTGRAGGVAQVNEVSTALTRVAKQQSTCLILVGQVIKQNDAIGGPRQLEHLVDTVLMFTGDSRSTLRLLRVQKSRYAPADELAVYEHTESGLREVPDPSALFRAQRDTPVPGAALTVAVEGRRALLVEVQALAAASTSPNPRRGTTGLDSARVAMLGAVVERHCGLRIGERDLFTGTVGGIRCPDPAADLAIALAVVTAITAEPLPLDVAVIGEVTLSGDIRSSPMLAARISEAVRQGCRVVVAPRGAKEAAATLPEGVQIIEVQTVQEATAALPGLHRQASSSTDTIRI; this comes from the coding sequence ATGGCCCGGTCCAACGGCTATGAATGTAGCGAATGTGGCGTCTCTTTCCCACGCTGGCTGGGCCGTTGCACCAGTTGCGGCGAATACGGATCAGTGGGCGAATCAAAGCCGGCAGCCCGAGAGCGGCAACAATCGGGGCTCAGCGCATCACTACGACCGGTGAAGCCGGAGCGACCTGCTCAAACCGCTGCAGAGGTGTTGGCTAGTTCTCACGGCAATCCCGCTCGCATCGCTACGGGTTTACCGGAACTAGACCGCATCCTGGGCGGAGGGCTTGTTGTCGGCTCGGCCTCGCTTATCGCTGGCCAGCCCGGGGTCGGCAAGTCCACGTTATTGATCATGGTGGCGAACGCGATCGCCGCCAATCAGCAGCGTCCAGTGCTTTATGCCAGCGCTGAGGAGTCGGTCAGTCAACTGGCGCTGCGAGCTCGCCGGGTGGGCGCGAACAGCGAGTTTCTTCATCTCGCCGATGACACCGACCTAGCCGCCATCCTCGGGCAGATTGAAGTACTCGATGACCCCGCACTCGTCATCGTTGACTCGGTGCAGACCGTGGCGTCCGCCGAGGTCACCGGCAGAGCGGGTGGCGTTGCCCAAGTGAATGAGGTCTCGACAGCACTCACCAGGGTGGCGAAGCAGCAAAGCACTTGTCTGATTTTGGTCGGTCAAGTCATCAAGCAGAACGACGCGATCGGTGGCCCCCGGCAACTGGAACATCTGGTCGATACCGTGCTGATGTTTACCGGCGATTCGCGCAGCACACTGCGGCTGCTGCGAGTCCAGAAAAGCCGGTATGCCCCGGCGGATGAGCTGGCGGTTTACGAACATACCGAGTCAGGGCTACGTGAAGTGCCCGATCCCTCCGCGCTATTCCGGGCGCAACGTGACACCCCCGTACCGGGTGCGGCACTCACCGTGGCCGTCGAGGGCCGGCGAGCTCTCTTGGTGGAAGTCCAGGCGCTAGCGGCAGCATCCACCAGCCCGAATCCGCGACGGGGAACTACCGGTTTGGACTCTGCCCGGGTAGCAATGTTGGGTGCGGTCGTGGAGAGACACTGTGGTCTGCGGATCGGCGAACGCGACCTGTTCACCGGCACCGTGGGCGGAATCCGCTGCCCCGATCCTGCCGCTGATCTGGCTATCGCACTGGCAGTCGTTACTGCCATCACAGCTGAACCGCTGCCGCTCGATGTTGCTGTGATCGGCGAGGTCACCCTCAGCGGGGACATCCGATCCAGCCCGATGCTGGCCGCGAGGATCAGCGAAGCAGTCCGGCAAGGTTGTCGAGTGGTTGTTGCGCCGCGGGGAGCGAAAGAAGCCGCGGCGACCCTCCCCGAGGGCGTCCAGATTATCGAGGTGCAGACGGTACAGGAGGCGACTGCGGCACTTCCCGGACTGCATCGGCAAGCGAGTAGCTCGACAGACACTATTCGAATCTGA
- a CDS encoding A/G-specific adenine glycosylase, whose product MLQQTPVNRVLPAWQKWLARWPTPSDLASEPAGEAVVMWGRLGYPRRALRLHAAATEIRDRHQGVLPTDHATLLSLPGVGDYTAAAIIAFAYRRRIAVLDTNVRRVLARVWHGRAYPKTGSATQAERDELSAALPPSGEAAAVLSEAIMELGALVCTARNPACEECPLNRSCAWFAAGRPENAAPPTRQAPFAGSDREVRGRILQLVRSTPAGVLQAEIDLVWPNATQLKRAQASLLADGLLVTDTAGRHALPGAGSAR is encoded by the coding sequence ATGCTGCAACAGACTCCAGTGAATCGGGTGCTGCCGGCCTGGCAGAAGTGGCTAGCGAGATGGCCTACTCCGAGTGATTTGGCGAGTGAACCCGCTGGGGAGGCCGTCGTGATGTGGGGTCGGTTGGGATACCCTCGCCGAGCCCTGCGCTTGCACGCGGCAGCTACGGAGATCCGGGACCGGCACCAAGGCGTGCTACCAACCGACCATGCAACGTTGCTGTCCTTACCCGGGGTCGGGGACTATACCGCGGCGGCGATCATCGCTTTCGCCTATCGGCGTCGAATAGCGGTGCTTGATACCAATGTTCGGCGAGTGCTTGCTCGCGTTTGGCACGGTCGCGCTTATCCCAAGACTGGATCAGCCACTCAAGCCGAGCGCGACGAACTTTCAGCCGCCCTGCCGCCGTCCGGGGAAGCAGCCGCCGTACTTAGTGAAGCAATCATGGAGTTGGGGGCACTTGTCTGCACCGCCCGCAACCCTGCTTGCGAGGAGTGCCCGCTGAACCGTTCGTGTGCCTGGTTCGCCGCCGGTCGCCCGGAGAACGCGGCGCCACCCACTCGGCAAGCACCCTTTGCCGGTAGCGATCGCGAAGTGCGCGGACGCATCTTGCAACTAGTCCGCAGCACTCCAGCAGGAGTCTTGCAGGCAGAGATCGACTTGGTGTGGCCGAACGCTACACAACTCAAGCGAGCACAAGCGTCGCTGCTGGCAGACGGCCTACTTGTCACCGACACTGCTGGGCGACACGCGCTCCCGGGGGCTGGATCAGCTCGCTGA